The region CTATAAATGACCACATTCCCGTCATCCTGAACGGCCAGAAAGGCCCCGGGATTGCCCGGGGTATTAGATGCCCACACCGGATCATGGGAATGCCCGTATAACACCAGATTCCCATCCCTTTGCATGACGCATTCCCTGACCTCCCGGCCGGCGGTCCCGGAGGCCCACAAGGGTTTGCCACTGCGATAAAGGACTAAATTGCCGTCTTTCTGGCAGGACAGTTGGAAATCTCCGCCAGGAGCCCAAATGGATTCTCCCGAAAAAAGGCGGGCACCAGAAGGAAGTATGCCGTTGGGGTTATGCCTGTGCTTTCGCAGACAATCCGTACCAATGCCCCGGTGGCAAGCCGCATCCCCTGAAAAATCAGCCTGGCCAAGATCAGTCCACATCAAAGAAATAAGAACCACTACGGATACGAGAAGAGATCGCATGGTATGCCTCCTTTTAAAGTTAAATTAGGACGCAGATTTTCGCCGATTCCCGCAGATAATTTTCTTTTTTTCAATATCCTGGCAATCTGCGTTCATCTGCGTCCAAAAAGCAAATTCCTATACTATTAAATTAACCAAATCATGGTTCTCCAAACCCACTCAGTTGATGAAGGGCGGAAAGGGTCCGGATAGCCTTCTCCGGTGTAGGAAAGACAGAGACTCCGTGGTCTTCCAACCATTGCAGGGTTTCATGGGTTCCCGGCTCCATGCCGGCCACCCAAAGGGCCAGGGGCTTGCCCAGAGCAGGTGCCCGGTGAAACAGCTCAAAAAGCTCTTTGGGCAAAAACAGGATGTGTTCGGGAAGCTGGATGTGCAGGGCATCAACGTTTTCGTCCTCGCTCATGGCGGTAATCAGCGTTTCGTAAACCCGGATAGGGTTGTTA is a window of Deltaproteobacteria bacterium DNA encoding:
- a CDS encoding lectin; the protein is MRKHRHNPNGILPSGARLFSGESIWAPGGDFQLSCQKDGNLVLYRSGKPLWASGTAGREVRECVMQRDGNLVLYGHSHDPVWASNTPGNPGAFLAVQDDGNVVIYRPVIPVWSTGTNR